Proteins encoded by one window of Yamadazyma tenuis chromosome 2, complete sequence:
- a CDS encoding uncharacterized protein (EggNog:ENOG503PB9C; COG:K), translating into MSTVSKPRPLKVYGRAHYACTHCKSSKTKCSGGHPCSNCKNLNRAESCIYPTRDRKIVIMESDLNKLHDQVKYWETVFSGGTTGGQRPDSFADIEPSRANNIIQERLNEETKEFLFNSQGLEDYLVSDDANETIKWKLLTFISERIPSRDVTQRLIHTVVDNYANEFYLVDQTAYPEIVDNVYMLLDAINNKQETIARRLNSKVKRYHLCYFFSLIAYGEQISNSITSHDAIPGMQFYMLGSELLNLTHEVVGFEFIQASILLALYSANLNRYNTVYNYFGVAIRSAISQGFHRQPTHSLSTDPDLLVRNEKSKRLWWTVYVTDATWTAKLNLPSQIDYSETDVDLPGENSIDLADGFELNLLDVNVQLAKHISKSVEKIYGANMRTFSVNYINTDQFTRKTQIQSVMTCFKEVVKDFEVPYLFQYKNCNVIEQLGRKLVNLFLRFNLLIAMISKPLISLIFNTSHTSIFDEPAEVEIIVNRAIASSIANINLLIKLYEVDRLFTIGFFDSQYLFTGLLIIIMSSITDRHCLEIVNKAIALLRHMANSGNINAKNAMKKLAQVNDFLSKTPEIDFSLNLDLDIRDMVPVSKSFDIQSHYYNPYEDFSCSSLANFKIYKPTPPIIERPASLRVQMLNPNTELKNHQIQSRIEESAASAGDEEANPPAFFASSVPVNESVAPPNIRENDYGQSNSFYNYNYDELSPDVFTNNRVSNLSGASQNTLLTMMNNLQSQDYINF; encoded by the coding sequence ATGAGCACAGTATCTAAGCCTCGGCCGTTGAAGGTGTATGGAAGAGCTCATTATGCTTGTACACATTGtaaatcatcaaagacCAAATGCTCCGGTGGTCATCCTTGCTCCAACTGTAAGAACCTCAACCGGGCCGAGAGTTGTATTTACCCTACAAGAGATCGAAAAATCGTCATAATGGAGAGTGATCTCAACAAGCTCCATGATCAAGTTAAGTATTGGGAAACCGTATTTTCAGGGGGCACCACAGGAGGTCAAAGGCCCGACTCATTTGCAGATATTGAGCCAAGCAGAGCAAACAATATTATCCAAGAACGGTTGAATGAGGAAACAAAGgagtttttgttcaataGTCAGGGTCTAGAAGACTACCTTGTATCTGATGATGCCAATGAGACCATCAAGTGGAAACTACTCACTTTTATAAGTGAACGAATTCCTTCAAGAGATGTCACCCAACGTCTCATTCATACAGTTGTTGATAATTATGCCAACGAATTCTACTTAGTGGATCAGACTGCTTATCCGGAAATTGTGGATAATGTCTATATGTTGCTTGATGCCATCAATAACAAACAAGAAACAATTGCACGTCGCCTTAATTCCAAGGTCAAGCGCTATCATTTATGCTATTTCTTCAGCTTGATAGCCTATGGTGAACAAATTTCAAATCTGATAACATCACACGATGCAATTCCTGGAATGCAATTTTACATGTTGGGCTCGGAGTTACTCAACTTGACCCATGAGGTTGTCGGTTTTGAGTTCATTCAAGCCTCCATTTTATTGGCATTATATTCAGCCAACTTAAATCGTTATAACACAGTTTATAACTACTTTGGGGTAGCAATTAGATCGGCCATTTCTCAAGGGTTCCACCGCCAACCTACCCATTCACTATCTACTGATCCTGACTTGTTGGTCCGCAATGAGAAACTGAAAAGACTCTGGTGGACAGTTTATGTCACTGATGCTACTTGGACAGCAAAATTGAATCTTCCATCACAGATTGATTATAGTGAAACGGATGTCGATTTACCTGGTGAGAATTCTATTGATCTTGCCGATGGGTTTGAACTTAACCTTTTGGATGTCAATGTTCAGTTAGCCAAGCATATTTCCAAATCGGTCGAAAAAATATATGGTGCCAATATGAGAACATTTTCAGTAAATTATATTAATACCGACCAGTTCACCCGGAAAACACAGATTCAAAGTGTTATGACTTGCTTCAAGGAAGTCgtcaaagactttgaagTACCTTACTTGTTCCAGTACAAAAACTGTAATGTTATTGAACAGTTGGGACGTAAATTGGTCAATCTATTCTTGCGGTTTAATCTATTAATTGCTATGATTTCCAAGCCGTTGATTCTGTTGATTTTTAACACTTCCCATACAAGTATCTTTGATGAGCCTGCAGAAGTAGAAATTATTGTCAATAGAGCCATCGCTTCCTCAATTGCAAACATCAACCTTTTAATCAAACTTTACGAGGTTGATAGACTTTTTACAATTGGGTTTTTCGACAGTCAATATTTGTTCACTGGACTCCTAATTATCATTATGTCATCCATTACGGACCGGCATTGCCTTGAAATTGTCAACAAAGCTATTGCCTTGCTTAGGCACATGGCGAACAGTGGTAATATTAATGCTAAGAATGCtatgaagaagttggcaCAGGTGAATGATTTTTTATCTAAAACCCCAGAAATAGACTTTTCCTTGAACTTAGATTTGGATATTCGTGATATGGTACCTGTTTCTAAGTCTTTTGATATTCAATCCCATTACTATAATCCCTATGAAGATTTTTCGTGTTCATCATTAGCAAATTTCAAGATTTATAAACCTACTCCCCCAATAATTGAAAGACCTGCTTCACTTCGAGTACAAATGCTTAACCCAAACACAGAGCTTAAAAACCATCAAATTCAATCACGTATAGAAGAATCGGCTGCCCTGgctggtgatgaagaagccaaTCCCCCGGCGTTTTTCGCCTCATCTGTTCCTGTAAATGAGTCGGTTGCTCCACCAAATATAAGAGAAAATGATTATGGACAATCAAACTCGTTCTACAATTATAATTATGATGAGCTTTCACCAGAtgttttcaccaacaataGAGTGTCTAATTTGAGTGGAGCATCACAAAATACTCTTCTCACCATGATGAACAATCTTCAGAGTCAAGACTACATAAATTTTTAA